The sequence GATAAGGTTGAACACAGCGGCACCATTAAAAACCAAAACCTATCGGAAGCTGAACTGGATAAGCGCATAGCTGAATTAACGAAAAAACTGTCATGATGGTGGCAGATAAATTAAAACTCTTAGCCCTGCTGGAAAAGAAGTTGGCGTTGCGAGCAGCAAACTCATTAGACGCCTACTGTCGTTATATTGAAATCCCCGGCGTGCCTCTCATCGATGATGACGACTGTGAATGTTTTTATCCTGATACCGTTGAACCCGCCGAACATCACCAATTAATTAATAAAACTCTGGAGCAAGTCGAGCAGGGCAGTATTAAACGGGTGATGTTATTTATGCCGCCGGGCTCGGCTAAATCCACTTATGCCAGTGTCGTATTTCCCACCTGGTTTATGGGTCGTAATCCGAGAAAAAATATTATTTCCACCTCCTATGGTAGTGACCTGGCAAAAAAGTTCGGACGTAAATGCCGAGCAATAACCCGCAGCGAGCAGTTTAAAACGATTTTTAATGCCGAATTAAATCAAGATAACCAAGCGGTGGATAACTGGTCGTTAACTAATAGCGCGACTTACATGGCGGGTGGGATTTTATCGGGGATTACCGGTAACCGGGCCGATGGATTAATTATTGATGACCCCGTGAAAGGCTTTGAACAAGCTGAGAGTGTCACCATCCGAGATAAAACCTGGGATGCCTATTTAACGGATTTACGTACCCGACTGAAGCCGTCTGGCTGGATTATTATTATTCAAACCCGTTGGCATGAGGATGACTTATCCGGTCGTATATTACCCCCTGGCTATGAAGGCCAATCGGGCTGGGTGAATGCCCAGGATGGTGAGGAATGGTACGTCATCTGTCTTCAGGCGTTGTGTGAACGAGAGGATGATCCCCTGGGGCGTAACATCGGCGAGTATTTATGGACGGACTGGTTTAGCCCTGAGCACTGGCAGCAAGAACGAGTTAGCCAAGGTAGCCGTAACTGGGATGCACTTTATCAACAACGGCCAGCACCGGCAGAAGGTGGGCTCAT comes from Spartinivicinus poritis and encodes:
- the terL gene encoding phage terminase large subunit; translated protein: MMVADKLKLLALLEKKLALRAANSLDAYCRYIEIPGVPLIDDDDCECFYPDTVEPAEHHQLINKTLEQVEQGSIKRVMLFMPPGSAKSTYASVVFPTWFMGRNPRKNIISTSYGSDLAKKFGRKCRAITRSEQFKTIFNAELNQDNQAVDNWSLTNSATYMAGGILSGITGNRADGLIIDDPVKGFEQAESVTIRDKTWDAYLTDLRTRLKPSGWIIIIQTRWHEDDLSGRILPPGYEGQSGWVNAQDGEEWYVICLQALCEREDDPLGRNIGEYLWTDWFSPEHWQQERVSQGSRNWDALYQQRPAPAEGGLIKRAWIKRYKALPANPIRIIHSWDTAYKPDQINDPSVATVWMETKFGYYLVDVWRERVEFPHLKTAVRALADKWGAQVILIEDKASGQSLIQELRLTTSLPIIAIEPEGDKLTRMSSQSATIEAGKVFLPESGNWLVDYEREIFVFPLSEHDDQVDSTSQFLKWVNDHKQQFEYKPVKGCGTEFKRKKGAW